The Acidobacteriota bacterium genome includes the window TTTCACGAAGTAGTCGATCAACTCGGAGGAAGAGTTATCCATCTCCACGTCGAGCGATTCGGTGAGCCCCGTAAAGTAGTTGTAAGCCCACACGGCCGGGATGGCCACAAACAGCCCGATGGCGGTGGCCACCAGGGCTTCTGAGATTCCGCCGGCGACCGCAGCCAAACCTGTGGCTTTGGACGAGGCGATACTCTTGAAGGCATTAATGATGCCGACCACGGTGCCGAACAGGCCGACGAAGGGGCCAGTGGAGCCGATGGTGGCCAGCGTGCCCAGTCCGCGCTTCATTTCAGCGTGAACGATGGCGGAGGCGCGCTCCAAAGCGCGGCGGGACGATTCAATTTCTTCGCCCGAGATAGCGCCCGCCTGATGAGCCTGGAACTCCTGCAGGCCGGCGGTTACCACCTTGGCCAGGTGCGATTTCTTGTGTCGCTCGGCGATGCGAATGGCTTCGTCAATCTTGCCTTCGCGCAGTGCGCCGGCCACCAGCGGAGCAAAGGTACGGGACTGCTTGCGGGCGCTGGAGAAAGCCATATAACGGTCAATCATCACACCCACCGACCAGGCTGACATGAGGAACAAAAGCACCACGACCACCTTGGCAAGAAGACCCATGGTGCGCCACATTCCCAACATGTCAAAGCTGACCGCTTCCTGGAAAAACCACATTCCGAGCAAATTCACATCCAACATCTTACTTTCTCCTCCTCAGGATCCTGTATAGACCCTGAATTTGATTCATAGTTTTTCTAAAATTCAGGTCCCAAGAA containing:
- a CDS encoding flagellar motor protein MotA translates to MGLLAKVVVVLLFLMSAWSVGVMIDRYMAFSSARKQSRTFAPLVAGALREGKIDEAIRIAERHKKSHLAKVVTAGLQEFQAHQAGAISGEEIESSRRALERASAIVHAEMKRGLGTLATIGSTGPFVGLFGTVVGIINAFKSIASSKATGLAAVAGGISEALVATAIGLFVAIPAVWAYNYFTGLTESLDVEMDNSSSELIDYFVKRSGGKK